A genomic stretch from Desulfobacterales bacterium includes:
- a CDS encoding beta-ketoacyl-[acyl-carrier-protein] synthase family protein: MTGVPIHICGMGIISALGSGPACHLRALKSGQKGLRPLSLFTVPPDALFPVGEVPTIHSSDILPRTHQLACSAADQAMSGRREPPDAIVLGVTTGGMQITEDLLAKKVHSPEAFRNHAVNSVTEELARRYGCCGPLITISTACSSGAAAIKLAVDMLRCGMARRVLAGGADGLCRLTYFGFHSLQLLDPAGSRPLDLERRGMSIADGAAMLLLSTEAVDASGICILGGGFSCDAHHPSAPHPEGQGAFAAMRAALADAGVSPGDIDYVNLHGTGTFENDRSEALAVNRLFDRKPPAVSSIKGSVGHSLAASGAIEAVVTALCAEHGVVPANVGVNTVDSDLNLTPAIEPIDRPVNTALSNSFGFGGNNAALVIGKARRSVSQKTEKPFRAVAPLMVKGLSCLSGAGWTEETASAMLSGEACSGCSADERLTAGFPSRAIRRLKRLPKMALALAREAMTACPAGYRPSAVSFGTGWGAMTETHHFLTRLFETELQFPSPADFIGSVHNAPAGQIAMMYQATGANITVSGGDCSFEQALLTADLQTRNESRSILLVAADEAHPVLSPLFDLSVGGANRLSDGGGAFCLERPRDMAGVAGVSMDLAYYRLADASGSVDHLIEHLIEHLGGAACVNATYGMVMAGVPAAQRPRANEQLAQFLARCRFDGPVVDYRRQTGEFATASAVAAAVSVKLLEQNGWPSLGGKGILLLGLGAYLSAIRLLKS, translated from the coding sequence TTGACCGGCGTTCCGATCCATATTTGCGGTATGGGAATTATCAGTGCGCTCGGCAGCGGGCCGGCCTGTCATTTGCGGGCACTTAAATCCGGTCAAAAAGGACTGCGTCCATTAAGCCTGTTTACAGTACCGCCGGATGCCCTGTTTCCGGTGGGCGAAGTCCCCACTATTCATTCATCGGATATTCTGCCGAGAACCCATCAACTGGCCTGTTCGGCGGCGGATCAGGCCATGAGCGGCAGGCGCGAGCCGCCGGATGCGATTGTGCTTGGGGTTACGACTGGGGGCATGCAGATAACCGAAGACCTGCTGGCGAAAAAAGTTCACTCCCCCGAAGCGTTCAGAAATCATGCCGTCAATTCCGTAACCGAAGAACTGGCGCGTCGCTATGGCTGCTGTGGCCCGCTGATAACGATTTCCACCGCCTGCTCATCCGGTGCCGCCGCCATTAAACTGGCGGTTGACATGCTGCGTTGCGGAATGGCCCGGCGGGTTCTGGCCGGCGGGGCGGACGGATTGTGCCGCCTGACCTATTTCGGTTTTCATTCCCTGCAATTGCTCGATCCGGCAGGTTCTCGCCCCCTGGACCTGGAACGCCGCGGCATGAGTATTGCCGATGGCGCGGCCATGCTTTTGTTGAGCACCGAAGCGGTTGATGCCTCCGGTATCTGTATTTTGGGCGGAGGCTTTTCCTGCGATGCGCATCATCCGAGCGCTCCGCATCCTGAAGGACAGGGTGCGTTTGCCGCTATGCGGGCAGCCCTTGCCGATGCCGGGGTTTCACCCGGTGATATCGATTACGTCAATTTGCACGGAACCGGCACCTTTGAAAACGATCGGTCCGAGGCGCTGGCCGTCAACCGGTTGTTTGATCGAAAGCCACCCGCGGTATCGTCCATCAAAGGTAGCGTGGGGCACAGCCTTGCGGCATCCGGGGCTATTGAAGCCGTGGTGACGGCGCTTTGTGCAGAGCATGGGGTTGTTCCGGCCAATGTGGGCGTTAACACGGTGGATTCGGACCTGAATCTGACCCCGGCGATCGAACCGATCGATAGGCCGGTGAATACCGCCTTGTCCAATTCATTTGGCTTTGGCGGCAATAATGCTGCATTGGTGATTGGAAAGGCTCGCCGGAGTGTTTCGCAAAAAACGGAGAAGCCCTTCCGTGCAGTTGCCCCGTTGATGGTCAAGGGGCTATCCTGCTTGAGCGGCGCCGGCTGGACCGAAGAAACTGCATCTGCCATGCTTTCCGGTGAGGCTTGCAGCGGATGTTCGGCAGATGAACGACTGACGGCCGGGTTCCCGTCCCGAGCGATTCGACGGCTCAAGCGCTTGCCCAAAATGGCCCTGGCCCTGGCCCGGGAAGCCATGACGGCATGTCCGGCCGGGTATCGCCCTTCGGCGGTCAGTTTCGGCACCGGTTGGGGCGCTATGACTGAAACGCATCATTTTCTGACGCGTCTGTTTGAAACGGAACTGCAATTTCCATCCCCAGCCGATTTTATCGGCTCGGTGCATAATGCGCCGGCCGGCCAGATCGCCATGATGTATCAAGCCACGGGGGCCAATATTACCGTTTCGGGCGGCGATTGTTCCTTTGAACAGGCCTTGTTGACTGCGGATTTGCAGACCCGAAACGAGAGTCGATCCATTCTATTGGTTGCTGCCGATGAAGCGCATCCGGTCCTATCTCCCCTGTTCGACCTTTCCGTGGGGGGGGCGAACCGTCTTTCAGATGGTGGCGGGGCTTTTTGCCTGGAACGGCCACGGGACATGGCCGGTGTCGCCGGTGTAAGCATGGATCTGGCCTATTACCGGTTGGCTGACGCTTCCGGCAGCGTGGATCACCTGATCGAGCACCTGATCGAGCACTTGGGCGGCGCGGCATGCGTCAATGCAACCTACGGCATGGTGATGGCCGGCGTGCCGGCTGCGCAACGCCCGCGGGCAAACGAACAATTGGCGCAGTTTTTGGCCCGGTGCCGATTCGATGGCCCGGTCGTGGATTATCGTCGGCAGACCGGCGAATTTGCAACCGCTTCGGCAGTGGCGGCCGCGGTTTCGGTTAAACTTCTGGAACAAAACGGCTGGCCGTCGCTGGGGGGCAAGGGCATTTTACTGCTGGGGCTGGGGGCATATTTATCAGCCATCAGATTGCTTAAATCATGA
- a CDS encoding phosphopantetheine-binding protein translates to MADTVNGRAPRLKRNRLIAATWNKAEPMEQLLEELKIKLIDIMNLPELSPADIKTDARLVGGELGVDSIDVLEMVIMIKQDYGVVIDNKELGAKVFASLKTLAEYIKEKAPEPFN, encoded by the coding sequence TTGGCTGATACTGTAAACGGCCGCGCACCCCGATTAAAACGCAATCGGCTGATAGCCGCAACCTGGAATAAAGCTGAACCTATGGAACAATTGCTGGAAGAACTGAAAATCAAACTCATTGACATTATGAACTTGCCGGAGCTGAGCCCCGCCGATATCAAAACCGATGCCCGGTTGGTGGGCGGGGAGCTGGGGGTCGATTCCATCGATGTGCTCGAAATGGTGATCATGATCAAACAGGATTATGGGGTCGTCATTGACAATAAGGAGCTTGGTGCCAAGGTGTTTGCCAGCCTGAAAACCCTGGCCGAATATATCAAGGAGAAGGCCCCGGAGCCATTTAATTGA
- a CDS encoding ATP-binding protein, with protein sequence MRLFLFRSIRKSLIVLVLLAVLPALAIMLYTGHELRGKVVDDAKHYVLSQVQAMAAHHQRVVDNARLLLMTLAKSSEVRSLDAPACKELLTDILARNSAYVSLSLANAHGQVLVAAPDASGSSIEGSTYFQEAMRSGAFTVGDYTLLKTPRRVVVQFAQPIIGISGNSAGLLVAAFDLSYFGNIFSDTRLPAHSVFTLTDAKGMRLTRFPEPEKYTWVIDLPQMVARMSGHDDEGIFLETGVDGISRLYSFKRLHFQGAAFPYLMIRLGIPVDQALGKARFVVIRNVALLFLATILALITAWFVSEFTIMRRLNRLMDATGRLKAGELSARTGMAPEQGELGQLAAAFDSMAEGLEHKEKERRSAEEQLLRLNEELEVRVEQRTEQLAGANRELHNTLEDLKQTQSQLVLSEKLAALGELVAGIAHEINTPVGVALSAGSTLAEKTRALVALFSQGEMKRSDLVQYLEASREGTEMIFANLDRASELIRSFKMVAADQVSGTRRIFNVKDYIEEVLLSLRPKLKKTGHRIEVLCDEHLVIESYPGAFSQILTNFIINSLTHAFEADQAGRIRIEVIRTSDTIELRYSDNGKGLAPEIRDRIFEPFFTTARSQGSTGLGLHIVFNIVTRSLGGTIVCESTPGQGTHFHIVMPV encoded by the coding sequence ATGCGACTTTTTCTTTTCCGCTCCATCCGTAAGAGTTTGATTGTCCTTGTCTTGCTGGCTGTCCTGCCGGCATTGGCGATTATGCTCTATACAGGACACGAACTTCGCGGCAAAGTCGTTGACGATGCAAAACACTACGTCCTAAGCCAGGTTCAGGCCATGGCCGCCCATCACCAACGGGTGGTGGATAACGCCCGCCTGCTGCTCATGACCCTGGCCAAGTCCTCTGAAGTACGAAGTCTTGATGCGCCGGCATGCAAAGAATTGCTCACTGATATCCTCGCCCGCAATTCCGCCTATGTCTCTTTATCTCTGGCAAACGCCCATGGCCAGGTTCTGGTTGCGGCGCCCGACGCATCCGGCTCGAGCATTGAGGGAAGCACCTATTTTCAGGAAGCCATGCGCTCCGGAGCGTTTACCGTGGGTGACTATACTTTGCTCAAAACACCGCGACGCGTAGTTGTCCAGTTTGCCCAGCCCATCATCGGCATCTCGGGAAATTCTGCGGGCCTCCTGGTGGCCGCCTTTGATCTGAGCTACTTCGGCAACATATTTTCCGATACCCGTTTGCCGGCGCATTCGGTTTTCACGCTGACCGACGCCAAGGGCATGCGCCTGACCCGTTTCCCGGAGCCGGAAAAGTACACCTGGGTCATTGACCTGCCACAGATGGTGGCACGCATGTCGGGCCATGACGATGAAGGGATTTTCCTGGAAACCGGGGTGGATGGTATCAGTCGTCTGTACAGCTTCAAGCGGCTGCATTTCCAGGGAGCCGCATTCCCCTATCTGATGATCCGGCTGGGAATACCGGTGGATCAGGCCCTCGGTAAAGCCAGATTCGTTGTAATCCGCAATGTCGCCCTCCTCTTCCTGGCAACGATCCTGGCCTTGATTACCGCCTGGTTCGTGAGTGAATTCACCATCATGCGCCGCTTGAATCGGCTGATGGATGCCACCGGCCGACTGAAGGCCGGTGAGTTGAGTGCGAGAACCGGTATGGCTCCCGAGCAAGGAGAGCTGGGACAGTTGGCAGCAGCCTTCGACAGCATGGCGGAAGGTCTGGAACATAAGGAAAAAGAAAGACGTTCGGCCGAGGAGCAGTTGCTTCGACTCAATGAAGAACTGGAAGTGCGGGTGGAACAGCGCACCGAGCAATTGGCCGGCGCCAACCGGGAACTTCACAACACACTGGAAGACTTGAAGCAGACCCAAAGCCAATTGGTTCTCTCCGAAAAACTGGCGGCCTTGGGCGAACTGGTAGCCGGAATCGCCCACGAGATCAACACGCCCGTAGGTGTGGCGTTGTCCGCCGGATCCACCTTGGCGGAGAAAACCCGTGCGCTGGTTGCGCTGTTTTCTCAAGGGGAGATGAAACGATCCGATCTGGTCCAATATCTGGAAGCTTCCCGGGAAGGCACCGAGATGATCTTCGCCAATCTGGACCGGGCCTCGGAATTGATCCGCAGTTTCAAGATGGTCGCCGCTGATCAGGTTTCCGGAACACGCAGGATCTTCAATGTCAAAGATTACATTGAAGAGGTCCTCCTCAGCCTGCGGCCGAAACTCAAGAAAACCGGCCACCGGATCGAGGTTCTGTGTGATGAGCATCTGGTGATCGAAAGTTATCCGGGGGCTTTTTCCCAGATTCTGACCAATTTCATTATCAATTCCCTAACCCATGCCTTTGAAGCGGATCAGGCCGGCCGAATTCGCATCGAGGTGATCAGAACCAGCGATACCATCGAACTGCGCTACAGTGACAACGGCAAAGGCTTGGCCCCGGAAATCCGGGACAGGATTTTCGAGCCGTTTTTCACCACGGCCCGGAGTCAGGGGTCAACCGGATTGGGATTGCATATCGTATTTAATATTGTCACCCGGAGTTTGGGCGGCACCATCGTGTGCGAAAGTACGCCAGGGCAGGGTACCCATTTCCATATCGTCATGCCCGTATAA
- a CDS encoding DUF3369 domain-containing protein, which yields MMLDSDEILFKDESPEPSPTALSYGAENSEPWKILIVDDESDVHNVTTFMIKGAEYLGRKFAFLHAYSAREARQILAQHRDIAVILLDVVMETEDSGLKLVHFIREELQNRNVRIVLRTGQPGKAPAARVILEYDINDYKEKTELTLEKMLVTVISALRSYHFITTIENNRKGLKKIIEASSDIFERQSLQKLGSGVLDQLAAILQLRDDAMYTHASGLTASGIKGQSMVLAATGEFSEYIDRPISEVDASLMHTALNLAQTQPRGFYCEDGKCAWYFKSQTGSENFLYFEMAKALDENDHDLLALFFTNVSLAFDNLFLNKGIEDTQKEIIFHIAETMECRSAETGSHVRRVAEYAKLLALEYGLSEEEAEMLKLASTTHDLGKIGIPDSILNKPGALTPEEYDTIKTHVYRGHDLLMSSSSPIIQAAARIVLLHHERWDGLGYPQGLKGEEIHIHGRIIGVADVFDALSNKRVYHEAWTWEAVFKHFKEERGKHFDPKLVDILLENQEAFKAIWSRYNAVGVQFP from the coding sequence ATGATGCTCGATTCTGATGAAATTTTGTTCAAGGACGAGTCGCCGGAGCCATCCCCGACGGCCCTCTCTTATGGTGCTGAAAACAGCGAACCGTGGAAGATTCTCATTGTGGATGACGAATCGGACGTGCACAACGTCACCACGTTTATGATCAAGGGGGCAGAGTACCTGGGACGAAAATTTGCGTTTCTCCATGCTTACAGCGCCCGGGAAGCCAGGCAAATCCTGGCGCAGCACCGGGACATCGCGGTGATTCTGCTAGATGTGGTCATGGAAACCGAGGACAGCGGTCTCAAACTGGTTCATTTTATTCGGGAAGAACTGCAGAACCGGAATGTGCGCATCGTCCTGCGCACTGGACAGCCCGGCAAGGCACCAGCCGCACGGGTGATTCTCGAATACGATATCAACGACTATAAGGAGAAAACCGAACTGACCCTGGAAAAGATGCTGGTCACCGTCATCTCGGCCCTGCGCAGCTATCACTTTATCACCACCATCGAAAATAACCGCAAAGGGCTTAAAAAGATCATCGAGGCCTCCTCGGATATCTTTGAACGTCAATCGCTTCAGAAACTGGGCAGCGGTGTTCTGGATCAGCTTGCCGCCATTTTGCAGTTGAGAGATGACGCCATGTACACCCATGCCTCGGGCCTGACCGCTTCCGGCATCAAGGGGCAATCAATGGTGCTGGCGGCCACGGGCGAGTTCAGCGAGTATATCGATCGCCCGATCAGCGAAGTGGATGCCTCCTTAATGCATACTGCCCTGAATTTGGCCCAGACTCAGCCCCGTGGCTTTTATTGCGAAGACGGAAAATGTGCCTGGTATTTCAAGAGTCAGACCGGCTCGGAGAATTTTCTCTATTTCGAAATGGCCAAGGCGCTCGATGAAAACGACCATGACCTGCTGGCGCTTTTCTTCACCAATGTTTCCCTAGCCTTTGATAATCTCTTTCTCAACAAGGGGATTGAGGATACCCAGAAGGAAATCATTTTTCATATCGCTGAAACCATGGAATGCCGGTCCGCCGAAACCGGCAGCCATGTCCGCCGGGTGGCGGAATATGCCAAACTTTTGGCCCTTGAATACGGCCTCAGCGAAGAGGAGGCGGAAATGCTCAAGCTCGCCTCCACCACCCATGATCTGGGCAAAATCGGTATTCCGGATTCCATTCTCAATAAACCGGGAGCGCTGACTCCGGAAGAATATGACACCATCAAAACCCACGTCTACCGCGGCCATGATTTGCTTATGAGTTCGTCCAGCCCGATCATTCAGGCAGCGGCCCGTATCGTTCTGCTGCATCATGAACGTTGGGACGGTTTGGGGTACCCGCAGGGGCTCAAGGGCGAGGAGATTCACATTCATGGCCGGATCATCGGCGTCGCCGATGTCTTTGATGCCCTGTCCAACAAACGCGTCTACCATGAAGCCTGGACCTGGGAAGCGGTCTTTAAGCATTTCAAGGAAGAGCGCGGTAAACATTTCGATCCGAAGCTGGTGGATATTCTTCTGGAAAACCAGGAGGCGTTCAAGGCAATTTGGTCTCGGTACAACGCCGTCGGTGTGCAGTTTCCCTGA
- a CDS encoding 3-hydroxyacyl-CoA dehydrogenase NAD-binding domain-containing protein translates to MSVWLTVEDVKKIAVIGAGIMGHGIAMSCAMAGYDTVMAGRDEGRLQNAMAKIKEGPFGLEKSVAKGKMSREAADDILGRIHPTTDLKEAGREADLIIEAISENLELKRSVFRQLDSICPEKTVLTSSTSTIMIADLALVTNRPDRFAGMHWFNPAQMMPLIELVRGEQTSNETFDFLFALSEKMGKKPVTVNDGPGFFTSRFMTAFLNEAARLLEAGVAGVKEIDTMCKLGFSFPMGPFELMDVIGLDTMLQSSVYIYGKTADEKFKTPEVLKKMVADGFFGDRRIKKGSRGGWYDAYGIEKEGP, encoded by the coding sequence ATGAGCGTTTGGTTAACAGTCGAGGATGTCAAAAAGATAGCCGTCATCGGCGCGGGCATCATGGGCCATGGGATTGCGATGAGCTGTGCGATGGCCGGCTACGATACGGTGATGGCGGGAAGGGATGAAGGCCGATTGCAGAACGCGATGGCCAAAATCAAGGAGGGGCCCTTTGGACTTGAAAAGTCGGTTGCCAAAGGCAAAATGAGCCGGGAAGCAGCCGATGACATTTTAGGCAGAATTCATCCGACGACCGATCTGAAAGAAGCGGGTAGGGAGGCCGACCTTATCATTGAGGCCATTAGCGAGAATCTTGAACTGAAAAGAAGCGTTTTCAGGCAACTCGACAGCATTTGTCCTGAAAAAACGGTGCTTACCTCCAGCACATCCACCATCATGATTGCTGATCTGGCATTGGTTACCAACAGACCCGATCGGTTCGCCGGCATGCACTGGTTTAACCCCGCACAGATGATGCCATTGATTGAGCTGGTACGCGGAGAGCAAACCTCAAATGAAACGTTCGACTTCCTTTTTGCACTCAGTGAAAAAATGGGCAAGAAACCGGTGACGGTCAATGACGGCCCCGGATTTTTCACTAGCCGATTTATGACCGCTTTTTTGAATGAAGCTGCTCGACTGCTTGAGGCAGGGGTCGCCGGGGTCAAGGAAATCGATACCATGTGCAAGTTGGGGTTCAGTTTCCCAATGGGTCCCTTTGAACTGATGGATGTCATCGGTCTGGACACCATGCTGCAGTCCTCTGTTTATATCTATGGCAAAACCGCTGATGAGAAATTCAAGACGCCGGAGGTGTTGAAAAAAATGGTTGCCGACGGGTTTTTCGGGGATCGAAGAATAAAGAAAGGAAGCCGGGGCGGCTGGTATGATGCTTACGGAATTGAAAAAGAAGGGCCATAA
- a CDS encoding SDR family oxidoreductase: MSRVLKGKTVVIAGGSSGMGKAIAREVLRLGARTYIVGRSRIKLDRAVELLGGKQAALIAVPMDMMNDDEVTSFFQGFPDKGLDHLVITASEAVLGSFRKVSIKEVRATFESKYLGPYRLTRAALDKMATGGSITFFSGGSGKRPGTGASALASVNAAVESLARALAVELGPDIRVNCCSPGVVKTEIYDFIPEASREKMYQNAAERLPVKRVGTPEEIARAVLFLMTSGFTTGTTLHVDGGYVVS, translated from the coding sequence ATGAGCAGGGTGTTGAAAGGAAAAACCGTTGTTATTGCCGGTGGCAGCAGCGGCATGGGAAAAGCGATTGCCCGAGAGGTGCTGCGCCTTGGGGCCAGGACCTATATCGTCGGGCGAAGCCGAATAAAACTTGATCGGGCCGTCGAGCTATTGGGCGGGAAACAGGCGGCGTTAATTGCGGTGCCCATGGACATGATGAATGATGATGAAGTGACTTCTTTTTTTCAGGGATTTCCTGATAAAGGGCTTGACCATTTGGTGATCACGGCATCAGAAGCTGTTTTGGGGTCTTTCAGAAAGGTTTCTATCAAGGAGGTGCGGGCCACCTTCGAATCAAAATACTTAGGACCCTATCGCTTGACCCGGGCGGCGTTGGATAAAATGGCAACAGGCGGATCAATTACCTTTTTTTCCGGCGGGTCAGGCAAACGGCCGGGAACCGGGGCGAGTGCCCTGGCTTCCGTTAATGCGGCGGTGGAAAGCCTTGCCCGCGCATTGGCGGTGGAACTCGGGCCGGACATTCGCGTCAACTGTTGTTCCCCCGGCGTTGTGAAGACCGAAATATATGACTTTATTCCGGAAGCCTCGCGGGAAAAGATGTATCAAAACGCAGCGGAACGGCTTCCGGTAAAACGGGTCGGGACTCCGGAGGAAATCGCCCGGGCGGTCCTTTTTTTAATGACCAGCGGGTTTACCACCGGCACCACCCTTCACGTAGACGGCGGGTATGTGGTTTCATGA
- a CDS encoding peptidoglycan-binding protein, translating to MSNPNLRRGDKGEDVFRLQSRLNRIGAMLYTDGDFGYATDIGVRYAQDFANQPVTGIADSLLRDWLQSRPEPFPKLDTNGVAFIALEETGGLDYYQKNTQWPHFPGEASGVTIGVGYDLRWNTEADFLATWGNLLPDKVIHELITDIGKRGTKARARELRRIGIAVPFKFAWSVFVEKTLPRFYADSKAIYPSLDHLPGLCRAVLVSIVFNRGNDLRGDKRKEMRAIQMILNRADQAGLNQSQHKLILAEVEEQIVSMKRLWAASSGVFKRRQAEANLWRSGLARW from the coding sequence ATGTCAAATCCAAATTTGCGTCGAGGGGATAAAGGCGAAGATGTATTTCGTCTTCAGTCCCGCCTGAATCGTATAGGCGCCATGCTGTATACAGACGGAGATTTCGGGTATGCTACAGATATAGGCGTTAGATATGCCCAAGATTTCGCTAATCAGCCCGTTACGGGGATTGCTGATTCTTTACTTCGGGATTGGCTGCAATCCAGACCGGAGCCATTTCCGAAGTTGGATACCAACGGGGTCGCGTTTATTGCGCTCGAGGAAACAGGCGGTCTCGATTATTACCAAAAAAATACACAATGGCCGCACTTTCCCGGTGAAGCAAGCGGTGTTACCATAGGCGTTGGATATGATCTGAGATGGAACACGGAAGCGGATTTTCTGGCAACGTGGGGCAACCTTTTGCCGGATAAGGTGATTCATGAATTGATAACAGATATCGGAAAGCGAGGAACGAAAGCGCGTGCGAGAGAGCTTCGGCGGATCGGTATCGCGGTTCCTTTTAAGTTTGCGTGGTCCGTTTTTGTTGAAAAGACACTCCCCCGTTTCTACGCAGATTCAAAAGCAATTTACCCCTCACTGGATCACCTTCCCGGATTGTGCCGCGCGGTCTTGGTTAGTATCGTTTTTAACCGGGGTAATGACTTACGGGGGGATAAACGCAAAGAAATGAGAGCGATTCAAATGATCCTGAACCGGGCTGACCAAGCCGGGCTTAATCAATCTCAGCATAAGTTGATACTTGCCGAAGTCGAGGAGCAAATTGTATCAATGAAGCGATTGTGGGCGGCAAGTTCCGGCGTTTTCAAACGCCGTCAAGCCGAGGCGAACCTATGGCGCTCCGGCTTAGCGCGTTGGTAA
- a CDS encoding diguanylate cyclase, with amino-acid sequence MNIAKKIMLGYGVLLLVVFMHIAYSLSSLKEMDRINASITKVNTPTIESAERLAENLLGQDLYARRLCILKDSDSFKLLQLKITEFDQLIEQIRSIESSLALVTELTAKGAAFREEFAGLYGSIESACALSNEQRIGVEQNLRQVVDLAGRVAAEARHDQKMKTELSTRIGLRAFRELLLVGTGAVLLAVGITLLFARYITRSVAHLKLATRLVAESKFKEVPSLETNDEFGEVSRSIADMAKKIERLEKIHITSNPLSLLPGGLAIDDNIGKRLASGRPTAVCIIDLDNFKVFNDKYGYAKGNEAIQAAAAIISAAVREKGAGDDFVGHIGGDDFIVVTDPERYEAVCKTIIQRFDEQIPMFYDPADRLKGAIVGKNRQGVEVVFPLMTISIAVATDQEGAIRNPQVLSRRAAELKEYAKSMAGSVYVVDQRQYNAGEEA; translated from the coding sequence ATGAATATCGCCAAAAAGATAATGCTTGGGTATGGGGTGCTCCTTCTTGTCGTCTTCATGCATATAGCCTATTCGCTATCGAGTTTAAAAGAGATGGACCGGATCAACGCGTCCATCACAAAGGTGAACACGCCGACGATAGAGAGCGCGGAACGATTGGCGGAAAACCTGCTCGGGCAGGATCTTTACGCGCGGAGACTCTGTATTCTCAAAGACAGTGACAGCTTCAAGCTCCTGCAACTGAAAATAACCGAATTTGACCAATTGATCGAGCAAATCAGATCCATCGAAAGTTCTCTTGCCTTGGTTACGGAATTGACGGCAAAGGGGGCTGCCTTTCGCGAGGAGTTTGCCGGGTTATATGGGTCGATAGAGTCCGCATGTGCGCTATCCAATGAACAACGGATCGGGGTTGAGCAGAACCTTCGGCAAGTGGTGGATCTTGCCGGTCGCGTTGCTGCAGAGGCCCGTCATGATCAAAAAATGAAGACCGAGCTGAGCACCCGGATAGGGCTCAGAGCCTTCCGCGAGTTGTTGCTGGTTGGCACCGGGGCGGTATTGTTGGCCGTGGGAATTACATTGCTTTTTGCTCGGTATATCACACGGTCGGTCGCGCATCTAAAACTGGCGACAAGACTGGTTGCTGAAAGCAAATTCAAGGAGGTACCATCCTTAGAGACCAACGACGAATTCGGTGAAGTGTCTCGCAGCATTGCCGACATGGCAAAGAAGATCGAGCGTCTTGAGAAGATCCATATCACGAGCAACCCTCTCAGTTTGCTTCCGGGCGGGCTCGCGATCGATGATAATATCGGCAAAAGGCTTGCTTCGGGACGCCCAACCGCTGTCTGCATTATCGATCTTGACAACTTCAAAGTATTTAACGACAAATACGGGTATGCCAAAGGGAACGAGGCCATACAGGCTGCGGCGGCTATCATTTCGGCTGCGGTAAGGGAAAAGGGGGCAGGAGACGATTTCGTCGGGCACATCGGCGGTGATGATTTTATAGTGGTGACCGATCCGGAACGATATGAGGCCGTTTGTAAAACGATAATTCAACGCTTTGATGAGCAAATTCCAATGTTTTATGATCCTGCGGACCGACTTAAGGGGGCGATTGTCGGCAAGAACAGACAGGGTGTCGAGGTGGTTTTTCCGCTGATGACGATTTCGATCGCAGTGGCGACGGACCAGGAAGGGGCCATCCGCAATCCGCAAGTCCTCAGCAGGCGGGCGGCGGAATTGAAGGAATATGCCAAGTCCATGGCCGGCAGTGTGTATGTGGTCGATCAACGTCAGTACAACGCCGGGGAAGAGGCATGA